In one Alosa alosa isolate M-15738 ecotype Scorff River chromosome 14, AALO_Geno_1.1, whole genome shotgun sequence genomic region, the following are encoded:
- the tmem144b gene encoding transmembrane protein 144b has product MTSWRMHVLFSLNILCTMVAANGESDLDASAFDVELPWPLSGEVLGYIGCVVAAVLYGSQYIPLKKVETGDGMFFQWVNCLAIWLVGFLGNQILHSPAVHPLAMLGGAIWATGNITAISIIKSVGLGLGVLLWGSTGLLMGWASSRFGWFGIGTQEVSRPVLNYCGAALCLFSLCMFLCVKSNIEPQIRHRMSQIPEASPLLIDRRLNPDYCDDSGAWLDSISPKSKRLLGCSLAVIAGIFYGFTFVPLLYIKHQALVNGSMFAGASQNDLDYCFAQYNGIFLTSTLYFLIYCVAMKNKPCLYPRAVLPAFLSGIMWGLATYSWFMANTYLNTIITFPIVTAGYSLVAAMWGSVVFKEVRGLANCLVFILAAAVVLTGTVLTALSKM; this is encoded by the exons ATGACATCATGGAGAATGCACGTTTTGTTCTCCCTTAACATCCTATGCACCATGGTCGCCGCAAACGGAGAATCAG ATTTGGATGCATCTGCTTTTGATGTCGAGCTGCCATGGCCTTTGTCTGGCGAAGTTTTGGGCTATATCGGATGTGTGGTGGCGGCTGTCCTTTACGGAAGTCAGTACATCCCCTTGAAAAAGGTGGAGACGGGCGATG GCATGTTCTTCCAGTGGGTGAACTGTCTGGCAATCTGGCTGGTGGGTTTCCTGGGGAACCAAATCCTCCACTCACCGGCTGTGCATCCATTGGCCATGTTGGGTGGAGCCATCTGGGCTACAG GTAACATTACTGCGATTTCCATCATAAAGTCTGTTGGTCTGGGCCTGGGTGTCCTGTTGTGGGGGTCCACTGGACTGCTGATGGGGTGGGCCAGCTCAAG GTTTGGTTGGTTTGGCATTGGCACACAGGAGGTGTCCAGGCCCGTGCTGAACTACTGTGGCGCAGCCCTCTGTCTGTTCAG CTTGTGCATGTTCCTCTGCGTGAAGAGTAATATAGAGCCCCAGATCAGACACAGGATGTCCCAAATACCAGAGGCGTCCCCCCTCCTCATAGAccgg AGACTGAACCCTGACTACTGTGATGACTCTGGGGCATGGTTGGACTCCATCTCCCCCAAGTCCAAACGCCTCCT AGGTTGCTCGCTGGCTGTCATAGCTGGGATCTTTTACGGCTTCACATTTGTGCCTCTCCTCTACATCAAGCACCAGGCCTTGGTCAACGGCAGCATGTTCGCAGGGGCCAGCCAGAACG ATCTCGACTACTGCTTTGCCCAGTATAACGGGATCTTCCTGACAAGTACTTTATACTTCCTGATCTACTGTGTGGCCATGAAGAACAAACCTTGCCTATACCCCCGAGCCGTCCTCCCAG CGTTCCTGAGCGGGATCATGTGGGGATTAGCCACATACTCCTGGTTTATGGCCAACACCTACCTGAACACAATCATCACCTTTCCTATTGTGACTGCC GGTTACAGCCTTGTAGCAGCAATGTGGGGAAGTGTGGTCTTTAAAGAAGTTCGG GGTCTGGCCAACTGCCTTGTGTTTATTTTGGCTGCTGCGGTGGTCTTGACTGGAACTGTGCTGACTGCCCTCTCCAAGATGTAA